The Aptenodytes patagonicus unplaced genomic scaffold, bAptPat1.pri.cur scaffold_74, whole genome shotgun sequence genome has a window encoding:
- the LOC143173413 gene encoding uncharacterized protein LOC143173413 — MQAEAVKQDLRMIRECLAQCSAESQRHKELLWRLGKKRQELQETMEQLSMKNCVVARHFKNNRQELQQLEGLVAQTKEHVQVANREAAASLGEAQKADLFQGKTEGGTAVQELIKWEQWSDLAEAVQEQAEVKKLLRNKLQRLQERQKGLQEPTAFRRKTVQADETNPSLLQEMVAVRLEEQRASRRHKVTSWLRRLLLFLALLQFAVLILVLLKRDILNWVLPPKLAAAFGSRPARSRFF, encoded by the exons ATGCAGGCAGAAGCAGTAAAGCAAGACCTCCGCATGATCCGGGAGTGCCTGGctcagtgttctgctgagtcacagaggcacaaggagctgctgtggcgtctg GGGAAGAagcggcaggagctgcaggaaaccATGGAGCAGCTCAGCATGAAG AACTGTGTCGTGGCGCGGCATTTCAAAAACAACCGCCAggagctccagcagctggaggggctggtggcccAGACAAAG GAGCACGTTCAGGTGGCAAACAGGGAGGCAGCCGCCAGCCTGGGAGAGGCACAGAAG gcagacctctttcagggaaagacagagggaggcacagcagtgcaggagctgaTCAAG TGGGAGCAGTGGTCAGATCTGGCAGAAGCTGTTCAGGAGCAGGCTGAGGTCAAGAAG CTGCTCAGGAACAAGCTCCAGCGCCTccaggagagacagaaaggcCTCCAAGAGCCAACAGCATT caggaggaagacgGTGCAGGCAGACGAGACCAATCCGTCgctgctgcaggagatggtgGCTGTGCGGCTG GAGGAGCAGCGGGCTTCAAGGAGGCATAAGGTCACTTCTTGGCTGAG gaGACTTCTTCTGTTCCTCgccttgctgcagtttgctgtcctCATCCTGGTGCTGCTGAAGAGGGACATCCTTAACTGGGTCCTGCCACCAAAGCTGGCGGCCGCCTTTGGGAGCCGCCCAGCGAGGTCCcggttcttttga